One part of the Glycine max cultivar Williams 82 chromosome 14, Glycine_max_v4.0, whole genome shotgun sequence genome encodes these proteins:
- the LOC102664196 gene encoding uncharacterized protein, with protein MKEMEFLELRQGNTTVAKYATKFEELVRYFPQYQGRDNESSKCVKFLNGLRPEVKQAVNYQGVHQIPLLVNMCRIWDEDSRDSATYYRSTSPMKNKKNGSQNWGRQYPTSPKHYGNFPNNQRTTAMGFSSGSGSKPTTFSTQIVCYRHDKPHHISSNCADKDMTCFNCR; from the coding sequence ATGAAGGAGATGGAATTCCTTGAGCTCAGGCAAGGGAACACGACTGTAGCTAAATACGCAACCAAGTTTGAAGAGCTAGTGAGATATTTTCCTCAATACCAAGGAAGGGATAATGAAAGCTCAAAATGTGTGAAGTTTCTAAATGGCTTGCGACCTGAGGTGAAGCAAGCTGTGAATTATCAAGGTGTTCATCAAATCCCACTATTGGTGAACATGTGTAGAATTTGGGATGAAGACTCTCGAGATAGTGCAACGTATTATCGGAGCACGAGTCCaatgaagaacaagaagaatGGATCCCAAAATTGGGGAAGACAATACCCGACCTCTCCTAAGCATTATGGTAATTTCCCCAACAATCAGAGGACTACTGCTATGGGGTTTTCTAGTGGTAGTGGTAGCAAACCCACTACTTTCTCAACTCAGATAGTTTGTTACAGGCATGATAAGCCACACCATATTTCTTCAAACTGTGCGGACAAAGACATGACTTGTTTCAACTGTAGATAG